From the genome of Kaistella daneshvariae, one region includes:
- a CDS encoding rod shape-determining protein MreD produces the protein MISRTLFTDILLIVLLVALQVFVLNRITLFGKYTPVIYPVFVMFYPFFRNKYQFLLLSFLLGLSVDAFLYTWGINAFATTVIAYFRTLIFRTSTDTSTDFFSFQSLEWSQFLFFILMSILIHQFLVQYIEIFKFSRFFDVFLNVLATSAISFIFIFIYALAFKIKQKV, from the coding sequence ATGATAAGCCGTACCTTATTTACCGACATATTATTAATTGTATTGCTGGTGGCGCTGCAGGTTTTTGTGTTGAACAGAATTACGCTTTTTGGTAAATATACACCGGTAATTTACCCGGTTTTCGTGATGTTTTATCCGTTTTTCCGTAACAAATATCAATTTCTGCTGTTGAGTTTTCTTCTAGGTTTAAGTGTTGACGCTTTTCTGTACACCTGGGGAATCAATGCTTTCGCCACAACCGTTATCGCCTACTTCAGGACCCTGATTTTCCGGACTTCTACCGATACCTCCACCGACTTTTTTTCGTTTCAGTCTTTAGAATGGTCTCAGTTCCTGTTTTTTATTTTGATGAGTATCTTAATTCATCAGTTTTTAGTTCAGTATATTGAGATTTTTAAATTTTCGCGGTTCTTTGACGTATTTTTAAATGTATTGGCAACCAGTGCTATTTCTTTTATCTTTATCTTCATTTACGCGTTAGCCTTTAAAATCAAACAAAAAGTTTGA
- a CDS encoding rod shape-determining protein has translation MGLFDMFTQDIAIDLGTANTLIIHNNKIVIDQPSIVAIERSSGKPIAVGEKAKHMQGKTHEDIKTIRPLKDGVIADFHASEHMIKEFIKQIPGIKGKLFQPTLKIVICIPSGITEVEKRAVRDSAQKVNAKEVRLIYEPMAAAIGVGIDVQKPEGNMIIDIGGGTTEIAVVALGGIVCDKSVKIAGDVFTNDIAYYLRTHHNLYIGERTAERVKIEVGSAVEELDVDIEDIPVQGRDLITGKPKEIMVNYKEIARALDKSIIRIEDAVMETLSLTPPELAADIYKTGIYLAGGGALLRGLADRLHRKTGLPVFVAEDPLRAVVRGTGIALKNMDKFNFLIK, from the coding sequence ATGGGGTTATTTGATATGTTTACGCAGGATATTGCGATCGATTTGGGTACAGCCAACACGCTGATTATCCACAATAACAAAATCGTAATAGATCAGCCATCAATTGTGGCGATCGAGCGATCTTCCGGAAAGCCGATTGCTGTTGGCGAGAAAGCGAAACACATGCAGGGGAAAACTCACGAAGACATTAAAACAATCAGACCTTTGAAGGATGGCGTAATCGCTGATTTTCACGCTTCTGAACATATGATCAAGGAATTCATCAAACAAATTCCAGGCATAAAAGGCAAACTTTTCCAACCTACATTAAAGATCGTAATCTGTATTCCTTCCGGGATAACCGAAGTGGAAAAACGTGCAGTTCGCGATTCTGCACAAAAAGTAAATGCAAAAGAAGTACGCTTGATATATGAACCAATGGCAGCTGCAATAGGAGTTGGAATTGATGTTCAGAAACCTGAAGGAAATATGATCATTGATATAGGTGGTGGTACTACGGAAATCGCCGTGGTTGCTTTAGGTGGAATTGTGTGTGACAAATCGGTGAAAATTGCGGGTGATGTTTTCACCAACGATATCGCTTATTATCTGAGAACACATCATAATTTATATATCGGCGAAAGAACTGCAGAACGTGTTAAAATCGAAGTCGGTTCAGCGGTTGAAGAACTTGATGTTGATATCGAAGATATTCCGGTTCAAGGTCGTGATTTGATCACCGGTAAGCCAAAAGAAATTATGGTGAATTATAAAGAAATCGCGCGCGCACTCGACAAATCGATTATCAGAATTGAAGATGCGGTGATGGAAACACTTTCTTTAACTCCACCGGAATTGGCGGCCGATATCTACAAAACAGGAATTTACCTTGCAGGCGGCGGCGCTTTGCTTCGGGGACTTGCCGACCGACTTCACCGTAAAACAGGTTTGCCCGTTTTCGTTGCCGAAGATCCTTTACGCGCTGTAGTTCGTGGAACGGGAATCGCCTTGAAAAACATGGACAAATTTAACTTCCTTATTAAGTAA
- the mreC gene encoding rod shape-determining protein MreC yields the protein MGFLLRLFSKNGLFVFFIFLQLIALVLIFSRNSMQQSWIAGQSAAFNSWVSGYIDEGASYLKLKQTNDQLVEQNKVLMEQLYGKNAFKVPNFRKVHDTIGGGQIYTFVDGDIVFNSINRKDNYFTINRGKRDGVQPKMGVMAPGGIAGIVINTTDSYSLVQSVLSLNKIKINAALKNSGYFGTLTWRGEDSRVMHLADIPKYVPLKVGDTVVTDGKSAIFPQGIMIGKVAGYEVDSKTGFWDISVELSAKMGNISKIYVVKNLKKAEVSKIQDTLQATIQREK from the coding sequence ATGGGATTTTTGCTGAGATTATTTTCGAAAAACGGTTTATTCGTTTTCTTTATATTTCTGCAACTCATTGCTTTAGTATTGATTTTCAGCCGAAATTCAATGCAACAGTCGTGGATTGCGGGCCAATCTGCAGCATTTAATTCCTGGGTTTCCGGATATATTGATGAAGGCGCGTCTTACCTAAAATTAAAGCAAACCAACGATCAGCTGGTTGAGCAAAATAAGGTTTTGATGGAGCAACTTTACGGAAAAAATGCCTTTAAAGTGCCGAATTTTCGTAAAGTTCATGATACCATCGGCGGCGGACAGATTTATACTTTCGTTGATGGTGACATTGTTTTCAACAGCATTAACCGGAAAGATAATTACTTCACCATCAACCGCGGAAAACGTGACGGCGTACAACCAAAAATGGGGGTGATGGCGCCAGGCGGAATCGCGGGAATTGTCATCAATACCACCGATTCTTACTCGCTGGTGCAATCAGTTTTAAGTTTGAACAAAATTAAAATTAATGCTGCGCTGAAAAACTCCGGTTATTTCGGTACTTTAACCTGGCGCGGCGAAGATTCACGCGTGATGCATCTTGCCGACATCCCGAAATATGTTCCGCTAAAAGTGGGTGATACTGTAGTGACAGATGGAAAATCAGCCATTTTCCCGCAGGGAATTATGATCGGTAAAGTGGCCGGCTATGAAGTGGACAGCAAAACCGGTTTTTGGGATATTTCGGTGGAACTCAGCGCTAAGATGGGAAACATCAGCAAAATATATGTTGTTAAAAATCTAAAAAAAGCAGAAGTTTCGAAAATTCAGGATACTTTGCAAGCGACCATACAAAGAGAAAAATGA
- a CDS encoding C40 family peptidase — protein MKRRILFYVTAVVATFSLQSCVTNYVVSTPTSYVSEYKSNAKLASIDSKKIETAKKQLVNSIREEQIVAAKTLENIAKNEEIASAIHFTKKIDDILTEAETYLGTPYRYGGTTRSGIDCSAFVLSVFGSSAGVNLPRVAASQAQEGEKVEKTDLQKGDLVFFSHQGRGRISHVGIVESIDADGNVKFIHAATSRGVMISSLNDSYWGPKYRFAKRIISPENVNNKFAKNN, from the coding sequence ATGAAGAGAAGAATTTTGTTTTATGTTACTGCTGTTGTCGCTACTTTTTCATTGCAGTCTTGTGTTACAAATTACGTAGTTTCAACTCCAACAAGTTACGTTTCAGAATACAAATCAAATGCCAAACTTGCGTCAATTGACAGTAAAAAAATAGAAACCGCTAAAAAACAATTGGTTAACAGCATCCGCGAAGAGCAAATTGTAGCAGCTAAAACTCTTGAAAATATAGCAAAAAATGAGGAAATTGCCTCTGCTATTCATTTCACAAAAAAAATTGACGATATCCTGACCGAAGCCGAAACCTATTTAGGAACTCCTTATAGATACGGCGGAACCACCCGAAGCGGTATCGATTGTTCAGCATTTGTCCTTTCAGTTTTCGGTAGCAGCGCCGGTGTAAATTTACCAAGAGTTGCAGCTTCACAGGCACAGGAAGGTGAAAAAGTTGAAAAAACCGACCTTCAGAAAGGCGACCTGGTTTTCTTTTCACACCAGGGCAGAGGCAGAATTTCACACGTGGGTATTGTTGAAAGCATCGATGCAGACGGAAATGTAAAATTCATCCACGCCGCAACTTCCAGAGGCGTAATGATTTCTTCACTTAACGATTCTTACTGGGGACCAAAATACAGATTTGCTAAAAGAATTATTTCTCCGGAAAACGTGAATAACAAATTCGCAAAAAATAACTAA
- a CDS encoding penicillin-binding transpeptidase domain-containing protein translates to MIFIARLAYLQLFTDRYALNAANTSIKTEYIIPQRGVIFDRNGKILVGNQPSYEISFTEALMKPDFDTLEFCNLLRISKEDFIKNVNAIKSEKYYSKLTPMTFIKNLSREDIARIQEIIFKYPAFSIVSRPQRQYEVSTSGNLLGYTNEVNERDIKRDSLYYLPGDFIGKTGIEKSYEKDLRGEKGVQYIQKDIRLRNIGKYKNGALDRDVVTGKDLTLTIDYDLQKIAEEMMVGKQGAIVALDPSNGEILVLATGPDIDPNLFVGPEKTRNLYRLQMDTIYNNRPTFDRSLQAAYPPGSTFKLLTAAAAMQMGVMDENTIFPCGGGFSYKGLRIKGHGGADPLVPAIQVSSNCYFSYAFIAIMNKYPGDPSRGVNEWKKIMSSFGVGEFLNNDLAVGSKGRIPSGEFYEKRSGKKDWSSAYTMNGSIFNGMGQGDVLLTPLQMANSIAAIVNRGWYYTPHIVKSIDGKPNPDPRFKVKHKTLVDPKHFDPIIKGMEAVVLQGTARGLKSSDFTMLAKTGTAQVPQGKDNSIFVLAAPAENPKIVIAAVMEHAGFGATWAGPAATVIAEKYLTGEIKREHLYKKMINATFMPEYKRQWVVELKRKGLYKEPSKDSLFLQNVETKLENAKTQAEKKQLLFQRDSIINKIKISSKR, encoded by the coding sequence ATGATTTTCATAGCAAGACTTGCCTATTTGCAACTTTTCACGGACAGATATGCGCTGAATGCCGCGAATACCTCGATAAAAACCGAATATATAATTCCGCAGCGCGGCGTGATCTTCGACCGTAACGGAAAAATTCTGGTCGGCAACCAACCTTCTTACGAAATTTCTTTCACCGAAGCTTTAATGAAACCCGATTTCGACACTTTGGAATTTTGTAATTTATTGAGAATTTCAAAAGAGGATTTCATCAAGAACGTTAACGCGATTAAAAGCGAAAAATACTATTCCAAGCTGACGCCGATGACTTTCATCAAGAATTTAAGTCGTGAAGATATTGCCAGAATACAGGAAATTATTTTTAAATATCCCGCTTTCAGCATTGTTTCCCGCCCACAACGTCAGTACGAAGTTTCCACCTCGGGAAATTTGTTGGGTTATACCAACGAGGTAAACGAACGTGATATTAAAAGGGATTCGCTTTACTATTTACCCGGCGATTTCATCGGGAAAACGGGCATTGAAAAATCTTATGAAAAAGATTTGCGTGGCGAAAAAGGTGTTCAGTATATTCAAAAAGATATTCGCCTTCGGAATATCGGCAAATATAAAAACGGCGCCTTGGACCGCGATGTGGTTACCGGCAAAGATCTTACGCTTACCATAGATTATGATCTGCAAAAGATTGCGGAAGAGATGATGGTCGGGAAACAGGGCGCAATTGTAGCACTTGATCCGAGTAATGGCGAAATTTTGGTTCTTGCAACCGGACCGGACATCGACCCAAACCTTTTCGTGGGGCCCGAAAAAACCCGAAATCTGTACCGCCTGCAGATGGATACCATTTACAATAACCGTCCTACTTTCGACAGGTCGTTGCAAGCGGCTTATCCGCCGGGCTCTACCTTTAAATTGCTAACTGCTGCAGCGGCGATGCAAATGGGCGTAATGGACGAAAACACCATTTTTCCATGTGGTGGCGGATTCAGCTATAAAGGACTTCGAATTAAAGGTCATGGCGGCGCAGATCCGCTTGTTCCCGCAATACAGGTTTCCAGCAACTGTTATTTTTCGTACGCCTTTATCGCGATTATGAACAAATACCCCGGCGATCCCAGCCGCGGCGTTAATGAATGGAAAAAAATCATGAGCAGCTTTGGTGTTGGTGAATTTTTAAATAATGATTTAGCGGTTGGTTCAAAAGGCCGGATTCCTTCCGGTGAATTTTATGAGAAAAGAAGCGGTAAAAAAGACTGGTCTTCTGCCTACACGATGAACGGTTCCATTTTCAACGGAATGGGCCAGGGCGATGTGTTGCTCACTCCGCTTCAAATGGCCAATTCAATCGCTGCTATTGTAAACAGAGGCTGGTATTATACGCCGCATATCGTAAAATCGATCGATGGGAAACCGAATCCCGATCCGAGATTTAAGGTAAAACATAAAACTTTGGTAGATCCGAAACATTTCGATCCGATTATTAAAGGGATGGAAGCGGTAGTTTTACAAGGCACCGCGCGCGGTTTGAAATCAAGCGATTTTACGATGCTTGCAAAAACCGGAACGGCACAGGTGCCACAAGGAAAAGACAACTCAATTTTTGTACTGGCAGCACCGGCGGAAAATCCAAAAATCGTTATCGCCGCAGTAATGGAACACGCGGGATTTGGTGCCACCTGGGCAGGCCCGGCAGCAACGGTAATTGCTGAAAAATATCTGACCGGCGAAATCAAGCGCGAACATTTGTATAAAAAAATGATCAACGCCACTTTTATGCCCGAATATAAGCGCCAATGGGTAGTGGAATTGAAGCGTAAAGGTTTGTACAAAGAGCCAAGCAAAGATTCGTTGTTTTTGCAAAACGTAGAAACTAAACTGGAAAATGCTAAAACGCAGGCCGAAAAAAAACAGCTGCTGTTTCAAAGGGATTCTATCATTAATAAAATTAAAATTTCAAGCAAAAGGTGA
- the rodA gene encoding rod shape-determining protein RodA, which yields MKWAQGIDKLGLTLYFLLCAFAIANIYSVEPASGSRQAVWFGVSVFVGIIIFMMRTKFFENMAGIFYIIGLLLLIGLFPFGTEILGQKNWYKFGPVSLQPVEFAKIGTALMLANYVSGPDFNLKNRKSLWTSLAIIGLPAVVVLLIPDVGSLLVFIAFFIALYREGLSGWFFGVGFIFAAVFLVALAVDPLYVVAGIVIISGIALFLNQGRIHWNVISVSAIVGGIGILCGLAYATPTILEKLPTHQRERIEVLYKGEKAFRDTSGYNLLYSKTAIGSGGFFGKGYREGSVTQGKFVPEQSTDYIFCTVGEEWGFFGSTLLVIAYSVFIGRIYYLSEKQKSTFNRVFGYSFASILLIHFSINLGMVMGLFPTVGIPLPFFSYGGSSLLAFSTMTFIFFKLNYTDRNSLV from the coding sequence GTGAAGTGGGCTCAAGGCATAGATAAACTCGGATTAACACTGTATTTCTTGCTGTGTGCTTTTGCCATTGCCAATATTTACAGCGTGGAGCCTGCAAGCGGCAGTCGCCAGGCGGTCTGGTTCGGCGTGTCGGTTTTTGTTGGAATCATCATTTTCATGATGCGGACGAAGTTTTTCGAAAATATGGCGGGCATCTTTTACATTATCGGATTATTGCTGCTCATCGGACTTTTCCCCTTTGGAACGGAAATTCTCGGCCAGAAAAACTGGTATAAATTCGGACCGGTAAGTTTGCAGCCGGTAGAATTTGCCAAAATCGGGACCGCTTTGATGCTGGCAAACTACGTTTCAGGGCCTGACTTCAATTTAAAAAATAGGAAATCGCTATGGACTTCATTAGCCATAATCGGCTTGCCGGCGGTAGTAGTTTTGTTAATTCCCGATGTAGGTTCACTCTTGGTCTTCATCGCTTTTTTTATCGCCCTGTACCGTGAGGGACTTTCGGGTTGGTTTTTCGGGGTAGGATTTATATTCGCCGCGGTTTTCCTTGTGGCTCTTGCCGTAGATCCGCTTTATGTTGTGGCCGGAATTGTAATTATTTCCGGAATAGCACTTTTTCTGAACCAAGGCAGAATTCACTGGAATGTGATCTCGGTTTCGGCTATTGTGGGCGGAATTGGGATTTTGTGCGGCCTGGCTTACGCTACGCCCACAATTCTGGAAAAACTTCCTACGCACCAGCGGGAAAGGATTGAAGTTTTATACAAAGGCGAGAAGGCCTTCCGCGATACTTCCGGTTACAATTTGCTGTACTCCAAAACCGCCATCGGTTCCGGAGGCTTTTTTGGTAAAGGCTATCGCGAAGGTTCCGTAACACAGGGGAAATTTGTGCCGGAACAAAGCACCGATTATATCTTTTGTACCGTAGGTGAAGAATGGGGATTTTTTGGCAGTACGCTGCTTGTGATCGCTTATTCTGTTTTCATCGGGCGGATTTATTACCTCTCCGAAAAGCAAAAATCTACGTTTAACCGCGTTTTTGGTTATAGTTTCGCTTCCATCCTGCTGATTCACTTTTCCATCAATCTCGGCATGGTGATGGGACTTTTCCCGACGGTTGGGATTCCTTTACCTTTTTTCAGTTATGGCGGCAGCTCACTTTTGGCATTTTCTACGATGACGTTTATTTTCTTTAAACTCAATTACACCGACCGCAACAGTTTGGTATAA